Genomic window (Wenzhouxiangella marina):
GTAGTCTGCTGCAGATCAAGATCGATTCCACCGGTCCGGCCGCCGCCGAGGACGCTTCATGAGTCGCATGATGCGACTGATGGTTTCGCTGTTCCTGCTCGCACTGTTGGCCGGCTGTCAGACGATCGGCGGCTGGTTCGACGGTGACGACGAGGCTCTGGGCCCGGCCGAGCTGGTCGACTTCGAGGAACGGGTCGAATTCGAAGAGCGCTGGACGGTGAAGGCTGGCGACGGAAGGGACGAGCGCATGGGCGCGATGCGTCCTTTCCACGTCGATGGTGAACTCTGGGTGGGTGACCACGACGGGGAAATCACCGTCGTCACCGCCGACAACGGCCGCATGATTCGCCGATTCGAGACCGATCTTGCCATTTCCGGCGGACCGGCGGTGTACGGTGATCTCGTGCTGGTGGGCAGCTTCGACGGCGGGTTGCTGGCCCTTGACCGCAGCACCGGGGCAGAACGCTGGCGTGCCCGCTTGTCCTCCGAGCTGTTGTCCTACCCGGTGATGCACGATGGCATCATCGTGGCGCGCTGCATCGATGGGCGAACCTTCGGTTTCGATCCGGCCGATGGGACCCGTCTCTGGGTCTACGATCGCTCGATTCCCCTGCTGACCCTGCGCGGCAACAGCGATCCGCTGGCTCGAGCCGGACGGGTCTACCTGGGCTACGACGACGGTGCCGTGGTCAGCGTGGAAGTCAGCGATGGGGGCCTGAGCTGGGAGCAGCGAGTCAGCGTTCCCGAGGGTCGCAGCGAGCTGGAGCGTCTGGCCGACATCGATGGCCCGATGGCCGTCGTCGGCAGCGAACTCTATGTGGTTACCTACGCCGGTCGCATGGCGTCGCTGGCCGTGGAATCCGGTCGGATTCTCTGGGTCAAGGACCTGGCCTCCTACAGCGGCCTCAGCCTGCAGCGCACGCAACTGGCGGCCGTCGATAGCGATGACGGCCTCTGGATGATCGATCGACGCAACGGCTCGACTCTGTGGTCGGACGACCGGCTCGCCCGCCGCGGGCTCAGCCGCCCCGTCTTCGTCGGTGACTACCTGGTCGTGGTCGACGCCGAAGGCTATCTGCATGCCTTCGACCGGGAGAGCGGGGCCATGGTCGGCCGTCGCAAGGCCACGCGCGACCGCCCGGCCACGGCCCCCGTCGTAGTGGGCGACACGCTCTACCTGCTCGAAGACAGCGGGCGCTTGAGCGCCTGGTCATTGCGCTCCTGAATCCGGAAATCCCGCCCTTGTCCAGGCTACCTGTCGTCGCCATCGTCGGCCGCCCGAACGTGGGCAAGTCGACCCTGTTCAATGCCCTGACCCGAACCCGGGACGCGCTCGTGGCCGACATCCCCGGGGTGACGCGTGACCGCATCTACGGTCGCGCAACGCTCGGGGAACAGCCGGCGATCCTGATCGACACGGGTGGCCTGGAGGAGGCCGCCGACGAAGTCATGGCCGGCGCGCAGCAGCAGACGCGGCTGGCCGTCGAAGAAGCCGACGTGGTCATCTTCGTGACCGATGCCCGCGCTGGCGTCACTCCGGATGATCTGGAGATCTCCCGCTGGCTCCGGAGCTGCGACAAGCCGCTCTATCTGGCCGTCAACAAGACCGATGGCCTGTCGGAAGCCCAGGCCATGGCCGATGCGTCCGAGCTCGGATTCGAATCGATGACCCTGATGGCAGCCAGCCACCGCCGCGGCGTCGAACGCCTGGCCCGCGAAGTGGCCGAGGGCCTGCCAGCACATGAGCCGGAGGCCCCGGCAGCTGAGGGCTCCATCCAGCTCGCGCTGATCGGGCGGCCGAATGCCGGCAAGTCCACGCTGCTCAATCGCCTCGTCGGGGAAGAGCGCGCGCTGGCCACACCGATTGCGGGCACGACGCGAGATCCGATCCATGCCGATGTCGAGCGCGACGGCCTGAAACTGCACCTGGTGGACACCGCGGGCATTCGCCGCCGCCGGGGCAGCCACGAGGGTATCGAGCGATTCAGCACGATCAAGGCCCTGCAGGCCATCGAGCAGGCTCAGGTCGTTGTCCTGCTGGTCGATGCCAGTGATGGCGTGACAGAGCAGGACGCTCGCCTGGCCGGACATGTCATCGACGCGGGACGAGCGCTGATCGTGGTGCTCAACAAGTGGGATTCGATCAGCGAGGATGAGCGCCACAAGGTCCTGGTCGCCATGGCCGAGCGGATGAACTTCGCCTCGTTCGCCCCGGTCGTCACGACTTCCGCGTTACACGGTAGTGGCCTGGGTGAGTTGACGGACGCCATCGACCATGTCTTCAAGGCGGCCAACCAGGACCTGTCCACGCCGGCGCTGACCCGGACGCTTCGCAAGGCGGTCGAGGCGCACGCGCCGGCCGGTTCGAAGCGCGGAACGCCGAAGTTGCGCTACGCCCATAGCGGCGGAACCTTTCCGACCCGGATCGTCATCCATGGCAACCGAACCGCGCACGTGCAGGAGCAGTACCGGCGCTACCTGATCAACTGTCTGCGCCGCCAGTTCGACCTGACCGGCATTCCCGTGCGTTTGATCTTCAAGGATTCCGATAATCCCTATGCGGGCCGCAAGAACAAGCTCACCCCCCGCCAGCTGCAGAAGCGCAAGCGCCTGAAGAACCTGGGACGGCGCAAGAAGTCCAGAAAGTAGGCGTTGGGCCCCGGTGAGGCCCGAACGCCGTGGAGAGACTGGCTCAGCGACCCGCTTACAGCGACCAGGACTGTAGATTGCGGGTGATCTGATGGAGTACCGCGGGATCATCCGGCGGCGTCTGGGCCGGCCAGTGCTCGATCAGGCCGCCCTTGCGATTGAACAGATACTTGTGGAAATTCCAGCGCGGCAGAACGTCGCCACCGTACTCCTGGGCCAGATCCTTGAACATCGGGTGTGCATTGATACCGATCACCGAGTACTTGGCCGTCATCGGGAAGCTGACCCGATACTGGGAATGGACGAATTCGGCGATTTCCTCCTCGCTGCCTGGCTCCTGCTCACCGAAATCGTTGCAGGGCATGCCGACCACCACCAGGCCTGACTGCTGGAAATCCTGGTAGATCTGCTGCAATTTCGCGTAGTGGGGGGTAAAACCGCACTCCGATGCCGTATTGACGAACAGAATGGGCTGATTGCGGAACCGCTCCATGGGCATGGGTCCGCCGTCCAAGGCAACGAAGTTGTAGTTGAAGATATTCATACTCTGACCATGGGCAGTGTTGACTGGCTCTCAATCCTAACCGCTAATCGGTACAATGTCGCCCCAGTGAATTCCTCGAACGCAAAAATTCTCGACGGACGTGACGTGGCCGATCGTCTGATCGCCAACGTCCGATCGGCCGTGGACGCGCATTGCTCACGCGGCGGGCGCTCTCCGGGTCTTGCGGTGGTGCTCGTCGGAGACGATCCGGCCTCGGAAGTCTACGTGGCCAGCAAGATTCGAGCCTGCGAACGGGCGGGGATTCGTTCCACCAGCCATCGAATGGCTCACGGCGTGGGACGGGGCGAACTGCTGGCCCTGATCGACGAACTCAACGAATCGTCTGACATCGATGGCATTCTGGTGCAGCTGCCCCTGCCGGGACACCTGGATGAGCGCCTGATGACCGAACGCATCCACCCCGACAAGGACGTGGACGGCTTTCACCCGGTCAACATGGGCCGCCTGGCCTTGCGCAATCCGGGCCTCAGGCCGTGCACGCCGCGCGGCGTCATGACCCTGCTGCATGCGAACGGGATCGATGCCAAGGGCATGGACGCCCTGGTCGTCGGCGCCTCCAATATCGTGGGACGTCCGCTCGCTCTGGAGTTGCTGCTGGCCGGCGCGACGGTCAACGTAGCGCACCGGTTCACCCGCGATCTCGAGCGCCATGTGCGCGCCGCCAATCTCCTTTGTGTGGCGGTCGGCAAGCCCGACCTGATCGATCCGGAATGGATCACGCCCGGCACCATCGTGGTGGACATCGGCATCATCCGCAAACCCGAGGGCGGGGTGCGCGGCGATCTGGATTTCGATGCCGCCGCCGAGCGAGCCGCCTGGATCACGCCCGTACCCGGCGGGGTCGGACCGATGACCGTGGCGACCCTGATGCAGAATACGGCCGAGGCGGCCGGGCTCGTGGTGAAGGCGCCATGAGACAGGCGCTGACCATGGTTGCGGTTCTGCTGCTCGCGGGCTGCAGCGCCCTGGTCGATCGTGCGACCGAGCGCTTCGCCAGTGATCTGGAAACGGCCATTCGGGGATACAGCGATCCGGGCGTGGTCGCCGATGGCCTTCCCGCCTATCTGCTCCTGCTCGAAGCACGGATCAACGGCGCCCCGGAAGAGCCCAGCCTGCGCCTCAGCGCGGCCCGTCTCACGGGCACCTACGCGGCACTCTTCGCCGATGAAGATGCCCGTTACCGGCGCCTGAACGATCGAGCCCTGCAGCACGCACGCATCGGCGCCTGTGCCGCCCGGACCCGCCTCTGCGAACTCCATCGCCTGGATTTCGACGCCTTCGATGCCCGGATCGACTCGCTCGATCCGGACGATCTGGACGCGCTCTACATCCTGGCCACGACCTGGACCGGCTGGATCGACGCCAACGCCTCCGATTACCGAGCCCTGGGCGATCTGCCGCGGGTGGAACGCCTGCTCGACTGGGTAGCTCAGCAGAGCCCCCGGCACGACGATGGCGCCGTCTGGCTGTATCTGGCCGTCCTCAACTCGCAACGGCCACCCGCTGCCGGAGGGCAACCCGAGCGCGCGCGCGCCTATTTCGAGCGCGCCCGCGAGGTATCTTCGGGTGACAATCTGCTGGTCAACGTGCTGATGGCCGATTCCTACGCACGGCTGCTGTTCGACCGGGATCTCTACGTGACCCTGCTCGAGGAGGTGGTCTCGAGCGATGTGCAGACGCCGGATTACCGATTGAGCAACCAGGTTGCGCGAGCTCGCGCGGCCGATCTGCTGCAACAGACCGAGGCGATATTCGATTGATGAAAACGCAAGCCCCCCTGACCCAAGCAATCTGCGGGCTCCTGCTCGTCCTGTTCCTGGCCGGCGCCGTTCATGCCCAGCAGCTCAAGATCGCCACCCTGGCGCCCGATGGCTCGAGCTGGATGAACGCACTCAATGCGGCCGCCGACGCGGTCGAAGCGGACACGGAAGGGCGGGTCAGCATCCGCTACTACCCGGGCGGCGTGATGGGAGATGCCAATGCGATCTTCCGCCGCATGCGCCTCGGCCAGCTCAATGGCGGCGCGTTCACGCTGGGCGACCTGGTCGGAATCAGCGGCGCGGTCAACCTGTATTCCTTGCCCTTCGTCTTCGACAGCGTCGATGAGATCCAGGCGCTCCGCCCGACTTACGATCCCTTGATCATCGAGGCCCTGGAAGAGGGTGGGGTGATCATCCCGGGCATCGCCCTCGGCGGCTTTGCCTATCTGTTCGGACGCGAGGCCTTTCCCGACCCGGACGAGATGGACACCTCATGGCGGGTCTGGGTGCAGCCCGAAGACACCCTGTCCCGCGAGACCCTGGAACGTCTGGGCGTCAGCCCCGTCCCCCTGGCACTCGCCGAGGTCTACACGGCGCTGCAGACCGGGGCGATCAACACCTTTGCCAGCACGACCTCGGGCGCGATCATCCTGCAGTGGCATACGCGTGCTCGTCACATGCTGGATCTGCCGGTGTTGATGACCGGCGGCACGATCGGTTTCGATCCGCGCAGCCTCGGACGCATGGCCGATGCGGATCGTGAGGTCCTGCTGAGTCGCTTCGCCGAAGCCCTCGCCGAACTCGAACGCTCGAATCTGAGCGAAAACCAGCAGGCTCGCGAAGCCCTGCTGGAGCAGGGAGTCCAGATCGATCCAGCGACGGCCGCGCAGATCCAGACCTGGCGAGAAGGCGCGGCAGAGACCCGTCGAAACCTGCTCGAAACCGGCGCGATCGACATTCCGCACCTGGAAGACATGCAGCGCGATCTGGAGGCCTTGCGTGCGGGTGACTAGGGCGCTGGCCGAGTTCTTCGGCCTGCTGTCCGACGCCCTGACGCGCCTCGAGGAGCTGCTCCTCACCCTGCTGTTGTTCGGCCTGATGGGCCTGGGACTTACCCAGATCATCCTGCGCAACACCGGTGTGGCACTGCCCTGGGCCGATGGCGCCATGCGTGCCATGGTGCTCTGGCTGGCGATGGTGGCCGGCGTGATGGCCGCGGGCAAGCTCAGGCATATCCGAATCAACCTCATCGAGCACTGGCTGCCGGAAAAGCCACTGGCCTGGGTCAATCGTTTCAGCTATGCCATGGCCGGTGGAGTGTCCCTGATGATGTGCTGGTACGGGCTCGAAATGGTGGCGCTCGAACATGAATTCGGTGCGTTCGCCTTCCTGCGCGTTCCGACCTGGGCCGTCCATTTCATCATTCCCATCGGTTTCGCCCTGATGGCCGCGCGCTTCTTTGCGGTCGCCTTTTCGCCGCGAGGACCGCTGTCCGGCAAGGCCGCCCCGCCGATGGAGATCGGCGGCACCCCGAGCGGCAGGGAAACGCAGGGATGATCGCTTTCCTGCTGATTCTGCTGGCGCTGGTGGGCGTGCCCCTGTTTGCCGTTATCGGCCTGGGCGCCATCCTCGGCTACATCGACGTGGAACTCGATCCCGTGCTCGTGGCGATGGAGTTCCAACGCATCGGCGACCTGCCGGTGCTGGTGGCGCTGCCGATGTTCTGCCTGGCCGGCGTGCTCGTGGCTGAAAGTGGCACACCCCGACGGCTGGTCGATCTGACCCGGGCCTCCCTGGGCTGGCTGCCCGGCGGACTGGCGATCCTCGGCCTGGTCATGTTCTCCCTGATGACGGCCTTCACCGGGGCGTCGGGAATCACGGTGATCGCGCTGGGCAGCCTGATGCTGCCGGCCCTGATCCAGGCCGGCTACCCGCGTCGCTTTGCCCTTGGCCTGGTCACGACCGGTTCGAGCCTGGGCGTGCTGTTCGCCCCGTCGCTGCCACTGATCCTGTACGCCGTCGTCGCTCAACAGGTGGCACCGGGGCAGGGCATCGGCGTCAACGACCTGTTCCTGGCCGGTCTGCTGCCGGGCCTGTTGATGATCGTCGTGCTGGCCGCCTGGGCCATCTGGCAGCGCCGCCACACCCAGGATGGTAGCGGCGAAGCCGCCGAGCCCGCACCGCCACTCTGGCCGAGCCTGCGCGCCATGGCCTGGGAGCTGCCGCTGCCCTTCGTGGTGCTGGGGGGCATCTACTCCGGCTGGCTGCTGGTCGCCGAAGCCGCGGTCGTCACGGCCGTCTGGGTGGTCGTCAGCCTGGTGCTGATCCGACGGGAGATTCCAATCAAGCGTCTGCCGGCGCTGATCAGCGAATCGATGATGCTGGTGGGTGCGATCCTGCTGATTCTCGGCATGTCGCTGGCCTCGACCAACGTCATGATCGACGCCCAGGTTCCCCAGCGCCTGCTGGCCTGGGTCACGCCCCTGATCGATTCCAAGCTGGTCTTCCTGCTCCTGATCAACCTGGTGCTGCTGGTGGCGGGCATGGTGCTGGACATCTTCGCGGCCCTGGTCATCCTGGCCCCGCTCATCATCCCCATCGCGCTGGCCTTCGGCGTCGATCCCGTGCACCTGGGGATCGTCTTCCTGGCCAACCTGCAGATCGGCTACTGCACGCCACCGGTGGGGATCAATCTGTTTCTGGCCAGCCATCGGTTCGGCGACGACATCCTGCGCGTCTACCGTTCGACCCTGCCTTTCCTGGGCCTGCTGCTGGTCGCGCTGCTGATCATCACCTGGTTCCCCGGCCTGAGTCTCTGGCTGACCGGCCGGGGATAAGAAAAACCCCGCGTAAGCCGTCTTACGCGGGGTTCTTCAAGGGCAAGCTGGCGATCCCGATCAATCGCGTTCGACGATCGCGCTCACGCCCATGCCGCCGGCGGTGCACACCGAAATCAGGCCCCGGCCCGAACCGGCCTCTTCCAGAATCGCGCCCAGGGTGCCGAGAATGCGAGCCCCGGTGGCCGCGAAGGGATGGCCGATCGCCACGGAACCACCCCGGACGTTCATCTTCGCCCGATCGATACTGCCCATGGCCTTGTCCAGGCCGAGCCGTTCGGTGCAGTAGCGCTCCGATTCCCAGGCTCTGAGCGTACAGAGCACCTGCGCGGCAAAGGCTTCGTGGATTTCATAGAAATCGAAATCCTGCAGGCTCAAGCCGGCTCGAGTCAGCATCTCCGCCACGGCCACCGTGGGCGCCATCAGCAGACCCTCGTCCTTGTTGACGAAATCCACCGAGGCCGTGCGGCCGTGCGTCAGCCAGCCGAGAATCGGCAGATCATTGGCCTTCGCCCACTCCTCGGACGCCAGCAGTACGGCGGCGGCACCATCGGTGAGGGTGGTGGAATTGCCCGCGGTCAGAGTGCCGTTCTTGCGATCGAAGACCGGCTTCAGCGAGCCCAGCTTCTCCAGGGTGGTGTCAGGACGGATGATGCTGTCTCGAATCACCCCGTTGTGGGGGGTGACCAGATCGTCGAAGAAGCCTGCATCCCAGGCGGCGGCCGCCTTGCGGTGGCTGTCGAGGGTCAGTTCATCCTGTTCGCGGCGATCGATCGACCATTCCTTGGCCATGCGCTCGCAGTGCTGCCCCATCGACAGGCCGGTACGGGGTTCGCCGTTCTTCGGAGGCTGTGGCGCCAGCTCGCGCAAGGAGAAGCCCTTGAAGACGCCCAGCTTCTGTCCGAAGCTTCGGGCCCGTCCCAGCTTGATCAGGCGCTGGGCGAACTTGCGCTGGAAGACGATCGGCGCATCGCTGGTGGTGTCGGTTCCTGCCACGATCGCGCAGTCGATCTGACCCGAGGCGATCTGGGCGCCGGCCATCAGTGCAGCGGTCAGGCTGGTACCGCAGGCCTGCTGCAGCGTGATGCCGGTGGTCAGCGGTGAGAGGGTGGTCGACAGCACCGCCTCGCGGGCCAGGTTGAAGTCCTTCGAATGGGTGGTCACCGCGCCGCCGATGACCTGATCGATCTGCTTGCCGTGCAGCTCGAAGCGGTCGGTCACGCCCTGGATGGCTGCGGCCAGCATGTCCAGGTTGGTCTGGTCCGCGTACAGGCTGTTCGAACGGCAGAAGGGAATGCGGCTGCCGCCGACGATCGCGATCTTGCGAAGTTTCGTATCAGTCATCAGGAAGACTCCTCATCGCTCTGGGTGCTGGGCTCACCAGCGCGGGATTCGAGATAGTGCAGGGGGCCACCACGGAACGGTGCGAAGCCGGTGCCGAAGATCATGCCCGCATCGAGGAGATCCGCATTCTCGACCACCTTGTCCGCCAGACAGGACTGGCACTCGTCGAAGTAGGGCTTCATCAGCATCTCGGCCAGGGCCTTCAGGTCATGACCCTCGTGGGCGTCCTTGTCACGCTGCGGCTTGCCCTTGGACCAGCGGTAGAAGCCCTGGCCACTCTTCTTGCCCAGCTTGCCGGCCTTGACCATGTCCTCGAGGATCTTGCGATCCTCACCGGCCTCGTCACCCATCAGCGTATCGATCACACCGAGCCCGACGTCCAGGCCGACGGTGTCGGCCAGCTCGACCGGCCCCATCGGCATACCGAATTCCTCGGCGGCCTTGTCCAGCGCCTCCTTGGGCACGCCTTCGCGATGCAGCTTCATGGCGTTGCGCATGTAGGGCGCGAGCACGCGATTGACCAGGAAACCCGGTGTCGAGGTAACGGGCAGGGCAAACTTGCCGATCTGCGTCGCGAAGCTCGATCCGTCATTGACCCGATCCGGATTGCTCTTGGCGTCATAGACGATCTCGACCAGGGGCATCTTGGCCACGGGGTTGAAGAAGTGCAGGCCGATCAGACGGCTCGGGTCTTCGAACACGTCGGACAATTCGGCCAGTGGAATGGCCGAGGTGTTCGTGGCCACCAGGGTGTGCGGCTGGAGATCATCGAGCAGGTTCTTGAACAACTCCCGCTTGGCCTCGCGATTTTCGAAGATGGCTTCGATGATCACGTCGGCGCGCGCGACGCCCTTGCCTTCGACGTCCGCGATCAGGCGGCTCTTGGCCGCAGCCACCGCCGTCGGGGTCTTGAGCTTGCGCTTGAACAGGCTGGCTGCCCGCTTCAGTGCCGGCTCGATGTACTTCATCTCCCGGTCCTGGAGCGTCACTTCGAGGCCCCGGCTGGCGCACCAGGCCGCAATGTCACCCCCCATGACACCGGCGCCGATGACGTGGACGCGACGA
Coding sequences:
- the bamB gene encoding outer membrane protein assembly factor BamB; protein product: MSRMMRLMVSLFLLALLAGCQTIGGWFDGDDEALGPAELVDFEERVEFEERWTVKAGDGRDERMGAMRPFHVDGELWVGDHDGEITVVTADNGRMIRRFETDLAISGGPAVYGDLVLVGSFDGGLLALDRSTGAERWRARLSSELLSYPVMHDGIIVARCIDGRTFGFDPADGTRLWVYDRSIPLLTLRGNSDPLARAGRVYLGYDDGAVVSVEVSDGGLSWEQRVSVPEGRSELERLADIDGPMAVVGSELYVVTYAGRMASLAVESGRILWVKDLASYSGLSLQRTQLAAVDSDDGLWMIDRRNGSTLWSDDRLARRGLSRPVFVGDYLVVVDAEGYLHAFDRESGAMVGRRKATRDRPATAPVVVGDTLYLLEDSGRLSAWSLRS
- the der gene encoding ribosome biogenesis GTPase Der, with amino-acid sequence MSRLPVVAIVGRPNVGKSTLFNALTRTRDALVADIPGVTRDRIYGRATLGEQPAILIDTGGLEEAADEVMAGAQQQTRLAVEEADVVIFVTDARAGVTPDDLEISRWLRSCDKPLYLAVNKTDGLSEAQAMADASELGFESMTLMAASHRRGVERLAREVAEGLPAHEPEAPAAEGSIQLALIGRPNAGKSTLLNRLVGEERALATPIAGTTRDPIHADVERDGLKLHLVDTAGIRRRRGSHEGIERFSTIKALQAIEQAQVVVLLVDASDGVTEQDARLAGHVIDAGRALIVVLNKWDSISEDERHKVLVAMAERMNFASFAPVVTTSALHGSGLGELTDAIDHVFKAANQDLSTPALTRTLRKAVEAHAPAGSKRGTPKLRYAHSGGTFPTRIVIHGNRTAHVQEQYRRYLINCLRRQFDLTGIPVRLIFKDSDNPYAGRKNKLTPRQLQKRKRLKNLGRRKKSRK
- a CDS encoding glutathione peroxidase; protein product: MNIFNYNFVALDGGPMPMERFRNQPILFVNTASECGFTPHYAKLQQIYQDFQQSGLVVVGMPCNDFGEQEPGSEEEIAEFVHSQYRVSFPMTAKYSVIGINAHPMFKDLAQEYGGDVLPRWNFHKYLFNRKGGLIEHWPAQTPPDDPAVLHQITRNLQSWSL
- the folD gene encoding bifunctional methylenetetrahydrofolate dehydrogenase/methenyltetrahydrofolate cyclohydrolase FolD; protein product: MNSSNAKILDGRDVADRLIANVRSAVDAHCSRGGRSPGLAVVLVGDDPASEVYVASKIRACERAGIRSTSHRMAHGVGRGELLALIDELNESSDIDGILVQLPLPGHLDERLMTERIHPDKDVDGFHPVNMGRLALRNPGLRPCTPRGVMTLLHANGIDAKGMDALVVGASNIVGRPLALELLLAGATVNVAHRFTRDLERHVRAANLLCVAVGKPDLIDPEWITPGTIVVDIGIIRKPEGGVRGDLDFDAAAERAAWITPVPGGVGPMTVATLMQNTAEAAGLVVKAP
- a CDS encoding TRAP transporter TatT component family protein, which translates into the protein MVAVLLLAGCSALVDRATERFASDLETAIRGYSDPGVVADGLPAYLLLLEARINGAPEEPSLRLSAARLTGTYAALFADEDARYRRLNDRALQHARIGACAARTRLCELHRLDFDAFDARIDSLDPDDLDALYILATTWTGWIDANASDYRALGDLPRVERLLDWVAQQSPRHDDGAVWLYLAVLNSQRPPAAGGQPERARAYFERAREVSSGDNLLVNVLMADSYARLLFDRDLYVTLLEEVVSSDVQTPDYRLSNQVARARAADLLQQTEAIFD
- the dctP gene encoding TRAP transporter substrate-binding protein DctP, whose protein sequence is MKTQAPLTQAICGLLLVLFLAGAVHAQQLKIATLAPDGSSWMNALNAAADAVEADTEGRVSIRYYPGGVMGDANAIFRRMRLGQLNGGAFTLGDLVGISGAVNLYSLPFVFDSVDEIQALRPTYDPLIIEALEEGGVIIPGIALGGFAYLFGREAFPDPDEMDTSWRVWVQPEDTLSRETLERLGVSPVPLALAEVYTALQTGAINTFASTTSGAIILQWHTRARHMLDLPVLMTGGTIGFDPRSLGRMADADREVLLSRFAEALAELERSNLSENQQAREALLEQGVQIDPATAAQIQTWREGAAETRRNLLETGAIDIPHLEDMQRDLEALRAGD
- a CDS encoding TRAP transporter small permease — translated: MRVTRALAEFFGLLSDALTRLEELLLTLLLFGLMGLGLTQIILRNTGVALPWADGAMRAMVLWLAMVAGVMAAGKLRHIRINLIEHWLPEKPLAWVNRFSYAMAGGVSLMMCWYGLEMVALEHEFGAFAFLRVPTWAVHFIIPIGFALMAARFFAVAFSPRGPLSGKAAPPMEIGGTPSGRETQG
- a CDS encoding TRAP transporter large permease gives rise to the protein MIAFLLILLALVGVPLFAVIGLGAILGYIDVELDPVLVAMEFQRIGDLPVLVALPMFCLAGVLVAESGTPRRLVDLTRASLGWLPGGLAILGLVMFSLMTAFTGASGITVIALGSLMLPALIQAGYPRRFALGLVTTGSSLGVLFAPSLPLILYAVVAQQVAPGQGIGVNDLFLAGLLPGLLMIVVLAAWAIWQRRHTQDGSGEAAEPAPPLWPSLRAMAWELPLPFVVLGGIYSGWLLVAEAAVVTAVWVVVSLVLIRREIPIKRLPALISESMMLVGAILLILGMSLASTNVMIDAQVPQRLLAWVTPLIDSKLVFLLLINLVLLVAGMVLDIFAALVILAPLIIPIALAFGVDPVHLGIVFLANLQIGYCTPPVGINLFLASHRFGDDILRVYRSTLPFLGLLLVALLIITWFPGLSLWLTGRG
- a CDS encoding acetyl-CoA C-acetyltransferase, yielding MTDTKLRKIAIVGGSRIPFCRSNSLYADQTNLDMLAAAIQGVTDRFELHGKQIDQVIGGAVTTHSKDFNLAREAVLSTTLSPLTTGITLQQACGTSLTAALMAGAQIASGQIDCAIVAGTDTTSDAPIVFQRKFAQRLIKLGRARSFGQKLGVFKGFSLRELAPQPPKNGEPRTGLSMGQHCERMAKEWSIDRREQDELTLDSHRKAAAAWDAGFFDDLVTPHNGVIRDSIIRPDTTLEKLGSLKPVFDRKNGTLTAGNSTTLTDGAAAVLLASEEWAKANDLPILGWLTHGRTASVDFVNKDEGLLMAPTVAVAEMLTRAGLSLQDFDFYEIHEAFAAQVLCTLRAWESERYCTERLGLDKAMGSIDRAKMNVRGGSVAIGHPFAATGARILGTLGAILEEAGSGRGLISVCTAGGMGVSAIVERD
- a CDS encoding 3-hydroxyacyl-CoA dehydrogenase NAD-binding domain-containing protein, translating into MASSSASTEPRWKHWRLEHDIDHIAWLTLDHADEKVNSLGTAVLEELETIVGDLEASQPTGLVMMSGKTKSFIVGADVREFDQTDKVSELEEQIKKVHGLFQRIEDLPFPTVVAFEGYCLGGGLELALCFDWRIALDADHTRIGFPEVNLGIYPGFGGSGRSIQAAGGLQAMQIMLTGRMLRARAARAMNLINQTVDRHGSLRWSARQAVLKKKKARKPGLGARATTWGPIRKFMAGQMRKQTSAKARQAHYPAPFELIDAFEHCGQSQSGMIRLEEEKVPRLLAGDTSRNLRRVFRLMESLKEQGKRSSFKARRVHVIGAGVMGGDIAAWCASRGLEVTLQDREMKYIEPALKRAASLFKRKLKTPTAVAAAKSRLIADVEGKGVARADVIIEAIFENREAKRELFKNLLDDLQPHTLVATNTSAIPLAELSDVFEDPSRLIGLHFFNPVAKMPLVEIVYDAKSNPDRVNDGSSFATQIGKFALPVTSTPGFLVNRVLAPYMRNAMKLHREGVPKEALDKAAEEFGMPMGPVELADTVGLDVGLGVIDTLMGDEAGEDRKILEDMVKAGKLGKKSGQGFYRWSKGKPQRDKDAHEGHDLKALAEMLMKPYFDECQSCLADKVVENADLLDAGMIFGTGFAPFRGGPLHYLESRAGEPSTQSDEESS